A genomic window from Abyssisolibacter fermentans includes:
- a CDS encoding S-layer homology domain-containing protein, translating into MKIRRSKYFILLVVAILVVMQTTAFAQTFTDVPDWAKSYIEKMNEAGIITGYGDGTFRPNGQVTREQAMVMIGRMLKMDSQKKAEAVKEHEAFMNEVGVSSWAKEGVAVCLSSGIVSKDVIKTKFYVAKVPQTVQKDELCIYLTRAMGLEGEAKSKVIINLPFIDSELMALKVQAYVEVMIEKEVINKAGDAQGKFNPKSTVNRAVMAKMLCVAYDYMQNNDVSTVIDDGEGDNEDSNNDVKTVDIDGSITDLLLAGKEAYITVDGPESDDVVYIAGPDSKIYIDGKLKDFDDLSEGLNVIVKVTQDKKIVELNGTTISKEYEGTIKERILANPVKIQIEYKVGTKKYNETFKVDDDVEVTLDGKDAFIYQVDKGDIATIDVRNNMIVAIDAESKNKDVTGVIKDLSFKPDPVLTIENNNGITLEYEIDNSASIKRNKKSAEITDLKIGDKVELEVEYNVIDRIEASVIKTDDEGTIEAILIAKNNKLTITNKEKEEVSYFLSNNVEIEIDNKKSTIYDLRLGYFVELEVESDEIVEIDAKATSIGSQYEGTITYINEDANVMIISVYNYDKKETEDVRVDVTDKTSFIDISGDSTRFRYLDEHDKVIVIGESDGGIFKAKTVIVTSEH; encoded by the coding sequence ATGAAGATTAGAAGAAGTAAGTATTTTATTTTATTAGTTGTAGCAATTTTAGTAGTAATGCAAACAACTGCTTTCGCTCAAACATTTACTGATGTACCTGATTGGGCAAAATCGTATATAGAAAAAATGAACGAAGCTGGTATAATAACTGGATATGGAGATGGTACATTTAGACCAAATGGTCAGGTAACTAGAGAACAAGCAATGGTAATGATAGGCAGAATGCTTAAAATGGACAGCCAAAAAAAGGCAGAGGCTGTAAAAGAGCATGAAGCATTTATGAATGAGGTAGGAGTTTCATCTTGGGCTAAAGAAGGTGTAGCTGTTTGTTTATCTTCTGGTATAGTTAGCAAGGATGTAATAAAAACCAAATTTTATGTCGCTAAAGTGCCTCAAACAGTACAAAAAGATGAACTATGTATATATTTAACTAGAGCAATGGGTTTAGAAGGTGAAGCAAAAAGTAAGGTTATAATAAACCTTCCATTTATAGATTCAGAGTTAATGGCATTAAAGGTACAAGCTTACGTCGAAGTCATGATAGAAAAAGAGGTAATAAACAAAGCAGGTGATGCACAAGGTAAATTTAATCCAAAATCAACAGTAAATAGAGCTGTAATGGCTAAAATGCTTTGTGTAGCTTATGATTATATGCAAAATAATGATGTAAGTACTGTTATAGATGATGGTGAAGGAGACAATGAAGATAGTAATAATGATGTTAAAACTGTCGATATAGATGGAAGTATTACAGACTTACTTTTGGCTGGCAAAGAAGCTTACATAACAGTTGATGGACCTGAAAGTGATGATGTAGTGTATATAGCCGGTCCTGATAGTAAGATATATATAGATGGTAAGCTAAAAGATTTTGATGATTTATCAGAAGGCTTAAATGTTATAGTTAAGGTTACTCAAGACAAAAAAATCGTAGAGCTAAATGGTACTACTATATCTAAGGAATACGAAGGAACTATCAAAGAAAGAATACTTGCTAATCCTGTTAAAATACAGATAGAATATAAGGTAGGTACTAAAAAGTATAACGAGACTTTTAAAGTAGATGATGACGTAGAAGTTACACTAGACGGCAAGGATGCTTTTATATATCAAGTAGATAAAGGTGATATAGCTACTATAGATGTTAGAAATAATATGATTGTAGCTATTGACGCAGAGAGTAAAAACAAAGATGTAACAGGTGTTATAAAAGATCTAAGTTTCAAGCCTGACCCTGTATTAACTATAGAAAATAACAATGGTATAACTTTAGAATATGAGATAGACAATAGTGCATCAATAAAAAGAAATAAAAAATCAGCTGAAATAACAGATTTAAAAATCGGTGATAAAGTTGAGCTTGAAGTAGAATACAATGTTATAGACAGAATTGAAGCAAGTGTCATAAAAACTGATGATGAAGGTACAATAGAAGCAATACTTATTGCAAAAAATAACAAATTAACGATTACAAATAAAGAAAAAGAAGAAGTATCATATTTTCTATCAAATAATGTAGAAATAGAAATAGATAACAAAAAAAGCACTATATATGATTTAAGACTAGGTTACTTTGTAGAGCTAGAAGTTGAGAGTGATGAAATTGTAGAAATAGATGCTAAGGCAACAAGTATAGGCAGTCAATATGAAGGTACTATTACCTACATAAATGAAGATGCAAATGTAATGATTATATCGGTTTATAATTATGATAAAAAGGAAACAGAAGATGTAAGAGTAGATGTAACTGATAAAACATCATTCATAGATATATCTGGAGATTCAACTAGATTCAGATATTTAGATGAACATGATAAAGTTATAGTAATAGGCGAGTCTGATGGAGGAATATTTAAGGCTAAAACAGTCATTGTTACAAGTGAACATTAG
- a CDS encoding RNA-guided endonuclease InsQ/TnpB family protein: protein MILAKKVRLFPSPIQEQKLWQSVGTARYIYNWTLVKQEENYKNGGKFISDGDLRKEITIMKQTEEYRWLKEVSNNVAKQAVKDACNAYKSFFKGLADKPRFKNRKKSKPYFYNDTSKLKAKSKIVLIEKVGWIKTAEQIPMNVKYTNPRVSFDGKYWYLSVGIEKENEAVELTDESIGIDVGVKDLAVCSNGMTFKNINKTRLVKKLEKRLRRLQRKISRKYELNKEGRKFVKTSNIIKLEKQIRLLHRRLSNIRNNHLHQVTTKIVKTKPSRVVMETLNIKGMMKNKHLSKAIAQQGLYEFKRQLQYKSELYGIEFVEADKWYPSSKTCSECGHIKSKLSLSERTYICEECGAVIDRDFNAAINLSRYSA, encoded by the coding sequence ATGATACTAGCGAAGAAAGTTAGGCTTTTCCCTTCTCCTATTCAAGAACAAAAACTATGGCAATCAGTTGGCACTGCAAGATATATATATAATTGGACACTTGTAAAACAAGAAGAAAATTATAAGAATGGTGGTAAATTTATATCAGATGGTGATTTAAGAAAAGAAATCACCATAATGAAGCAAACAGAAGAATATAGGTGGCTTAAAGAAGTATCAAATAATGTAGCAAAACAAGCTGTAAAAGATGCGTGTAATGCATACAAAAGTTTTTTTAAAGGATTAGCAGATAAGCCAAGATTTAAAAATCGAAAGAAGAGTAAGCCATATTTCTACAATGATACAAGTAAGTTAAAAGCAAAGTCTAAAATAGTTCTTATAGAAAAAGTAGGTTGGATTAAAACAGCAGAACAAATACCTATGAATGTAAAATATACGAATCCAAGAGTAAGCTTTGACGGAAAGTACTGGTACTTATCTGTAGGGATTGAAAAAGAAAATGAAGCAGTAGAATTAACGGATGAAAGTATAGGTATAGATGTAGGTGTCAAAGACCTTGCTGTATGCTCAAATGGAATGACTTTTAAAAATATTAATAAAACAAGATTAGTTAAGAAATTAGAAAAAAGATTACGTAGGTTGCAACGTAAAATATCAAGAAAATATGAATTAAATAAAGAAGGGAGGAAGTTCGTCAAAACAAGCAACATTATAAAACTTGAAAAGCAAATTAGATTACTTCATAGAAGATTATCTAATATTAGGAACAATCACTTACACCAAGTAACTACTAAGATAGTGAAAACCAAGCCATCAAGAGTAGTTATGGAAACACTTAATATTAAAGGCATGATGAAGAATAAACATCTATCAAAAGCTATAGCACAGCAAGGATTATATGAATTCAAAAGACAACTTCAGTATAAAAGTGAGTTGTATGGAATAGAATTTGTTGAAGCTGATAAATGGTATCCATCATCAAAAACTTGTAGTGAGTGTGGTCATATAAAATCTAAATTATCACTATCAGAAAGAACTTATATCTGCGAAGAATGTGGAGCAGTAATTGATAGAGATTTCAATGCTGCAATTAATTTAAGCAGATATTCAGCATAA